A DNA window from Helianthus annuus cultivar XRQ/B chromosome 15, HanXRQr2.0-SUNRISE, whole genome shotgun sequence contains the following coding sequences:
- the LOC110905575 gene encoding protein IQ-DOMAIN 1-like: MTVVAAEVVVAAAHAAAEVVRLTSIVHPSSKSAEEMVATKIQTAYRRHLASRALRALRGLGRLRSVIQGQSVKRQTTSALKCMQTLARVQSQIRSRRVRRNSKEETEASL, from the exons ATGACCGTTGTGGCGGCAGAAGTAGTGGTGGCAGCCGCCCATGCTGCCGCTGAAGTCGTTCGCTTGACGTCCATTGTGCATCCGTCGAGTAAATCCGCAGAAGAAATGGTTGCTACCAAGATTCAAACAGCTTATCGCAGGCACTTG GCGAGCAGGGCGTTGCGTGCTCTTAGAGGGCTTGGGCGGTTGAGATCGGTGATTCAAGGTCAATCGGTCAAACGCCAAACAACGTCGGCGTTGAAATGTATGCAAACATTGGCTCGTGTACAGTCTCAGATTCGGTCAAGGCGTGTGCGTAGAAACTCTAAAGAAGAAACGGAAGCCAGTTTATGA